DNA from Tepidisphaeraceae bacterium:
CTTCGGCCTGCCGGCCGAGCAGTACGCGGTAAAGACCAACACCCATCCCCGGCAGACCACCGAGGCCAACATCGCCAACTTCCGCAGGCAGATTCAGTCGCTGGGGCTGAGCTACGACTGGGAGCGCGAGGTCGACACGACCGACCCCAGGTACTACCGCTGGACGCAGTGGATCTTCCTGCAGCTGTTCAACAGCTACTTCGACCCACAGGACCGCAAGGCCAAGCCCATCGGTCACCTGCTGAACGAACTGCAGAATGACAACTTCGTGATCGCCCCTGGCGGCGACGTGGTGATCAACCCCACGCAGGAAGGCATGGAGGCGATCAGTGGCGAGGTGCGCGTCGAACGCCTGTGGCGCGAGCTGTCTCAAGACGAACAGCGGTCCGTCATCGACGGCCAGCGCCTGGCCTACACCGATGAGGTGGCCGTCAACTGGTGCCCCGGTTTGGGCACCGTGCTGGCCAATGAAGAAGTCATCGACGGCAAGAGCGAGGTGGGCGGCTTCCCGGTCGAACGCCGGCCAATGCGGCAATGGATGCTGCGCATCACGGCGTACGCCGACCGGCTGGTGGACGACCTGAACCTGCTGCAGTGGCCCGAGAGCCTGAAGGAAATGCAGCGGAACTGGATCGGCAAGAGCGTCGGCGCGCAGGTATCGTTCGCCGTCGCCCCACTCGATGCGACGAGCCCGCGCGTCAGCGAGCGCGACGCCGCCGAGGACGCTGCCGACGAGCTGACGATCGAAGTCTTCACGACGCGCCCCGACACGCTGTACGGCGCCACCTATATGGTGTTGGCGCCCGAGCACGAACTGGTTGACCGCATCACGCCCCCCGAGCGTCGCGAGACGATCGAGGCGTATCGCACGATGGCGGCCGGCAAGAGCGAGCGCGATCGCATGGCCGACGCCAAGGACAAGACCGGCGCCTTCACCGGCGCGTTCGCGATCAACCCAATCAACGACGAGCGCATCCCGATCTACATCGCCGACTACGTGCTGATGGGCTACGGCACCGGCGCCATCATGGCGGTGCCGGCACACGACGAGCGCGACTTCGCGTTCGCCAAGAAGTTCGACATCCCGATCAAGCTGGTCGTCGCCCCGCGGGACGGCAGCGCTCCCGACCTGAACAAGCCGTTCATCGGTGACGGCTTGGCCGTCAACTCGCCGATCATCGACGGTCTGGGCACCGAAGAGGCCAAGGCCAAGATCATCGACACGCTGGAGCGCGAGGACCTGGGCCGGCGGACCATAAACTACAAGCTGCGCGATTGGCTCTTCAGCCGGCAGCGCTACTGGGGCGAGCCCTTCCCGATCGTGCTGGACAGCGCCGGCCGCCCCGTCGCCGTGCCGGAGACCGACCTGCCCGTCGCGCTGCCCGAGATGGCCGACTTCAAGCCCACCGGCACCCCCGAGCCACCGCTGAGCAAGGCCAAGGCATGGCTGGGCGTCTCCATCGACGGCGAGATGTTCACCCGTGAGACGAACACCATGCCGCAGTGGGCCGGCAGCTGCTGGTACTACCTGCGCTACATCGACCCCACGAACGACAAGCAGTTTGTCGACCCGGTTAAGGAACGCTACTGGATGCCCGTCGACCTGTACGTCGGCGGCGTCGAGCACGCGGTGCTGCACCTGCTGTACGCGCGCTTCTGGCACAAGGTGCTGTTCGACCTGGGCCACGTTTCCACCCCCGAGCCGTTCGCACGCTTGGTGAATCAAGGGCTGATTCTGGGCGAGATGGAGCACACTCTGTTTAAAACAGAGGATGGGCAACCGGTCAGCTTCGCCGATGTACGCGACAATCTTCAAGACGGGTCAATCTTCGGCAATCGCAAGAGCGACGGTGCTCACCTGAAAGGCCACAGCGTGGCAGAAGCAGACCTAATCAAGAAAGGCGAAGGCTTCTATCTGAAGTCCGACCCGACCATTAAGGTGTGGTCGCAATCCTTCAAGATGAGCAAGAGCCGCGGGAACGTGGTGAACCCGGATTCGATCGTGGCCGACTACGGCGCCGATGCGTTCCGCCTGTACGAGATGTACATGGGGCCGCTGGAGGCGCAGAAACCGTGGAACACGCGCGACATCATCGGCATGAGCCGCTTCCTCAACGGCGTCTACCGCAACTTGGTCGGTGATGACGAGACCGGTAAGACCGCGACGATCGAGATCACGCCGGTGCCCGAAGCGCTGAACCGCGCGATGCATCGCACGATCAAAAAGGTCGGCGAGGACATCGAGACGCTGCGCTTCAACACCGCCATCGCGGAACTGATCAAGGTAAACAACGAGATGACGAAGCTGACCGTCATCCCGCGCGAGCTGGCCGAGAACTTCACGCTGATGCTGGCCCCCTTCGCGCCGCACCTGGCCGAGGAACTGTGGGAACGGCTGGGCCACCATCGCAGCCTGTCGCGCCGGCCGTGGCCGACGTTCGACCCGGCGATGATGGTCGAGTCGACGCTGGAGATCCCGGTGCAGGTGAACGGCAAGCTGCGCGACAAGATCACTGTGCCAGCCGACGCCTCCGAAGACACGATCTTCGATGCAGCCCTGGCGGCCGAGAAAGTACAGCCGTGGGTGGCGGGGAAGACGATCAAAATGCGCAAGTACGTGCCGCGGAAGCTGGTCAACTTCGTGGTGTCTTAGGGCGCGATCTTTACCACAGAGGGCACAGAGAACACAGAGAGCACGGAGAAGTTGAAGAGAGGCTGCATCGGCCGTGGCATGGGCGTCTCGCCCATGCTTGTGGTGAGGCCAGAAGATGAGATTCAGTTCAACGGCTCTGTCGGCGCGGCACCTAACAAATCGAATCTCTCGTTCCACTCCACACGCATGGGCGAGACGCCCATGCCACGGGAAGACCGGTCAAGTTGCGGAGTTCTTGAATCGCTCTGTGCCCTCCGTGCTCTCTGTGTCCTCTGTGGTTCATCCCCTCCCCTTCCCCTCAACGCCGCGCTCGCCTATAAAGTCAGGCCGAAGCTGACCGCATCGAGACCCCCGCAGCCGAAGGATCGTTATGCCCGTTGAGATCGAAGCGAAGATGAAGGTGGACCGTCACGACGCCGTGCGCGATCGGCTGAAGGCGCTCGGCGCGACCGACGCGGGGCAGGTGTTGGAGACCAACGTCTTCTTCGACACGGAGGACCGCTCACTGCTGGCCGGCGACCGCGGGCTGCGCCTGCGCACCGCCAAGAGCCTGCCAGACGGGCCGACGGTCAACACGATCACCTACAAGGGCCCGCGCATGGCCGGCCCGCTGAAGAGCCGCAGCGAGATGGAGCTGAACGTCGCCGACCCGGACGACGCGATCGCGCTCTTCGAGGCGTTGGGTTACATGCGCGTCCTGTCGTTCCAGAAGCGCCGCGAAACGTGGGAACTGGACGGCTGCAAGGTCGAGCTGGACGAGCTGCCCCACCTCGGCGTCTACGTCGAAGTGGAAGGCGCCAGCGAGGCCGACGTGATGAAGGTCCGCGACCGCCTGGAACTCGGCAGCCGTCCGCTGGTGAAGGCCAGCTACATCGCGCTGATGGTGACGTACCTGCAGGACCACCACCTGAAGGACCGGGTGGTGAAGTTCGCATGAGGACCTGCGAAGCGTCCCGCCGCTTCTCTTCTGTAGGACAGGCATTCCTGCCTGTCTCTCCCCCGTCTTATCTCCCCCCGTATTCCCTCTTCTGTGGCACAGGCATTCTTGCCTGTGTCTCTTCTCTCTTATCTCTCTTTGCGCATCCATCGACGGAGAAGAGACGCGAAGGCACGAAGGCGCGAAGGAATCCCGAAGGAGGTTCCA
Protein-coding regions in this window:
- the cyaB gene encoding class IV adenylate cyclase, producing the protein MPVEIEAKMKVDRHDAVRDRLKALGATDAGQVLETNVFFDTEDRSLLAGDRGLRLRTAKSLPDGPTVNTITYKGPRMAGPLKSRSEMELNVADPDDAIALFEALGYMRVLSFQKRRETWELDGCKVELDELPHLGVYVEVEGASEADVMKVRDRLELGSRPLVKASYIALMVTYLQDHHLKDRVVKFA
- the leuS gene encoding leucine--tRNA ligase → MGYNFTAIEKKWQAHWLANNTFRALDPADAGGMPKAYVLDMFPYPSGAGLHVGHPEGYTATDIFSRYLRARGYNVLHPMGWDAFGLPAEQYAVKTNTHPRQTTEANIANFRRQIQSLGLSYDWEREVDTTDPRYYRWTQWIFLQLFNSYFDPQDRKAKPIGHLLNELQNDNFVIAPGGDVVINPTQEGMEAISGEVRVERLWRELSQDEQRSVIDGQRLAYTDEVAVNWCPGLGTVLANEEVIDGKSEVGGFPVERRPMRQWMLRITAYADRLVDDLNLLQWPESLKEMQRNWIGKSVGAQVSFAVAPLDATSPRVSERDAAEDAADELTIEVFTTRPDTLYGATYMVLAPEHELVDRITPPERRETIEAYRTMAAGKSERDRMADAKDKTGAFTGAFAINPINDERIPIYIADYVLMGYGTGAIMAVPAHDERDFAFAKKFDIPIKLVVAPRDGSAPDLNKPFIGDGLAVNSPIIDGLGTEEAKAKIIDTLEREDLGRRTINYKLRDWLFSRQRYWGEPFPIVLDSAGRPVAVPETDLPVALPEMADFKPTGTPEPPLSKAKAWLGVSIDGEMFTRETNTMPQWAGSCWYYLRYIDPTNDKQFVDPVKERYWMPVDLYVGGVEHAVLHLLYARFWHKVLFDLGHVSTPEPFARLVNQGLILGEMEHTLFKTEDGQPVSFADVRDNLQDGSIFGNRKSDGAHLKGHSVAEADLIKKGEGFYLKSDPTIKVWSQSFKMSKSRGNVVNPDSIVADYGADAFRLYEMYMGPLEAQKPWNTRDIIGMSRFLNGVYRNLVGDDETGKTATIEITPVPEALNRAMHRTIKKVGEDIETLRFNTAIAELIKVNNEMTKLTVIPRELAENFTLMLAPFAPHLAEELWERLGHHRSLSRRPWPTFDPAMMVESTLEIPVQVNGKLRDKITVPADASEDTIFDAALAAEKVQPWVAGKTIKMRKYVPRKLVNFVVS